A window of Opisthocomus hoazin isolate bOpiHoa1 chromosome 3, bOpiHoa1.hap1, whole genome shotgun sequence genomic DNA:
caggaagctgcagagagcaatgaggccacccctcagcctccttttctccaaactaggcaagcccaaagtccttagccgCTTGTCATAGCACAtgtcttccagcccttccaccagctttgttgtcctttgctggatgcattcaaggacctaatggtggggcccagcactgcacacagcactcaaggtgaggccgcaccgACGCTGAATACAGCGGGacaatcacctctcttgaccagCCAGTTGTGCtgggtttgatgcaccccagggtgcggtttgccctctctgctgccagggcaTGCCGCTGACCCACGTTGAGCCTGCTGCCGACCAACACCCCCatatccctttctgcagggctgctctccagacactcctctcccagtttatacttgtgcccagaAATATAAAGAAGTGTAAGATCTACCTTGACCCTtctctttccaggctgaacagtcccagctctctctgaCTCTCCTTGTATGATATTTCTTTTAGTAGGTAAAAACCCTCACGACTGCAATGTTGTGACTTACTTGAGTGTGTTTGGCTCCAGCCTCTCATGGTTGCGTTTCAGCCCTTCTCCAATTAAAATAGATCATTATTTGTTGGTATTTTCTTCCTAGTATTCTATACTGTAACCAAATTACTGTTCAgtctttctgttttaaatagtTTAGCTCATTGCTTTCTTTAAGAAGACTTTCTTACAGCCTTAAACCACAGTCCCACCGTGGTTCTTTTCTGAGCTGTCTCCAGCTTTCCAGCTTGCCTGTGAATGTGGCGCCATCCCCAGGGTTGCCCTGTGAGGCATCAAGCATTGATCACTCACTTCTGCTTCCCACACTCCTGTTTAGGCCAGCAGGAATCCTGTTAGCTGCCTTTGCTGGAGATCTGACCACCATGAGTGTCTGCCCCTCTTCAGCCACGCAAAGAGTCCATTAGCCTTTTCTGACATTACCCTAACGCAGTGAGAACTCACACGAACATGTGTATCTTCTATGACTTGCAAAGTTTTTTCAGGGGTCCTTCTGTAAGGATGGCTTTTATTTCTATGTGTTCCTACCTGAATACATTTCTCACGTCtgtaagaaaatgcattttgtttgaaTACACCCAACTTACCAAGTTATCCAGAGTGGCCTGTTCGTCCTGCTGTTTATCACCCTGTTCATGTTTGTGTCATCTGCAGGGTTTTACCTGCGGCGGTTTTGTATTTACTTACAAATCATGGATGGAAATGTTGACCGGTTTTCATTCAACTATTGATCCCTGCAGAAATCAACCAAAATAACCGAAGAGCATTCCCAACAGACAATTATTTGTTCTGTCCATTGAAAGTTATCGCTTCACTTGCTCTGTGCTTTATTGACTTTGCATAGCACATCTTAATCAATGCAGCATACTGTAATTTTCTTCATATCAATAGGTCACGTCTCACAAAAATTGTGTACCGTAACAGTATGAATTTACTGTATCAAACACAACTTTGTTGTCAAAAGGAATGCTGAGTGTCGCATTCCAAAAAGCTGCGTTCCTGTTCTATAATTTTCTGTTAACAAGCATCTGTGTcagattttccattatttttcacaGGATAGCTGTCACCTACCTGGCCTACAGATCCATTGGTCTTAGGGCTTCTTCACTTTAAATACAGGAACTATGTTGGTACCTTAAGACTCCTTTGCTAATCCTACAGTAATCAAAGAGTAATTAAAGCCAAATCCCAGTGGGCCAGAGTTGAGCagcatttattacattttttggTAATGAAATATTCTAGGAGATGGAAGTGGAAGGTAGAAAACTGTATCTTGAACAGAGTGAGCATGATGCTGGTTGATAAGGTAGACTGGGGAGTTGGAAGGAAGACACAAGGGATAAGCGATATAGGGAGCAGGAAAAGTACAAAAGAGTAGTATGGAGGTGATGTTGTTGAGAAAGGAATGAGTGAAAGGCATTTACCGGGTGATGGGTAGTAGAAAGGGAACGTCAGTGGGGAACGTAAGTAATGTTAAAATGCCAGTGGGTGAGAAGAACCTGGAAAAAGAGAGCTGGAGGTTGGGGAACTACAGAAGAGTGTGTGCAGGAAAGGATCTGAGGTGGAAGAAAATCTGGGATGCTAGAAAGTATCATGCTGGAACAGTGCATTtttaccctgcttcggcgggggggttggactagatgacccacagaggtcccttccaacccctactattctgtgattctgtgattctgtgatttttagaagTTACAAAACCATCGAGAATGGAACCTGAGCTGGGGATGTTTCCAGCTGTAGGATCAGGCTACGAGCTGGAAGGGGTTACCAGCAGGATAATCCTGGGGACTGGAAAGAGGTAACAAAGTAAGAACAGCCTGTAACACCTAATTTTCTCCTTGCTGCCTCTTTACAGGATTAAAATGTGCGCCCGGAAGGACATTGGGGGATTAGGAGAGGTGTATTGCTGGGGAAGAGCTGAAGTGGTGATAGGAAATGGGAGAAGGAAGATCTCCTAGAGGGGTAACCAGGCATCTAAAAGAGCGTGAAGGACATTCTTTTAGAACCTGAAGGCAGTACAAAGGAGCAGGTTTGCTTGAACTGGCACTGGATAGTCTTGGAAATGGTTCCTTGGGAGTGAAGGATTCAGGAGAATAGGAGCAGGGAAGAAGTGGTAGTGGAGGCTCATACAGAGAGGGGCTGACTATTGGGAGGGAGCACTCAGGCTGGAGTAGGATGAGGACGTACAGCAAGGCAATGGTGTAGGACTGCTGGGAGGTCTGACGAGTGGAATTTTTCTGGGGTTATTCATATGAATAAATTTATGCAACCTGTGGTTACAGCTCCTCTGCTAGCCTTTCCCAGTGATACCCAGGGAGACCACCCTCACAGTGCTGCTCTCTTCTCAGCTGAATCACACATGTGGGCATTCGTGTTAGTGAGCTCACCTCTCCACTTGCACCTAAGCCACTCGAGGAGGGAGAGGGGTGAATTGCACTTCAGCAGGGCTGTGGCTGTTTGCAGAAGGCCGTTTTCCTGAGTGACGGGAACTAGAGGGGGACACTCATGCTAACTGATGTTGAGACTCCTGCTGCTAACAACCCTTTGCGCAGAGGAGCCCGTCTGTCACCTGGTCCTGAACACAAGGAAACGGGAAGAAATCCGTGGCAGTGGGCATGTTATAACATGTGATTCCCTGTGGCTTTCTCCAGCACCCCACCTCCATGACTCCCACCACCTTCTCAACACCATCATCAGTCCCCAGCTACCATCCACTGCCACATGCTGGGGCCTCCCCAGCATGTCCACCCAGCTGGCCTGAAGCCACCCTTCAGCAGTCCTGGTGGAGGCCCAGGCAGCATCCAGGGGTAGCCACTGCCTTGCACAGGTCATCCTGAGATGGCCGCAGGCTCTGTCGTCCCCCTGCTCTCCCACAGCAAGCGGGCCCCCAAAGGCATTTTATTACGAGGGAAAAAGAGCCACATACAGAAACACAAAAGTGCATATTTTGTTCTATTTCAAGACAAGGCAGGTGCTGCAGCCCCTAGAAAACATCCTGGAGTCGTTGTGACCGGGAAGCGAGTGGGCGCTTCATGCGCGGAGAGTCATTTCCAAGAGAAAGGAGATGTTTTCAAGGCCCAAGGAATCAGGAGGaggtggcactgggcagcactgggccaTGGGGTGAGGACCGTCAGCTGGGAAGGTGCCTGGCTCCGTGGCAGCAGGGACAGCGCTGCAGAGAAGTTGCTTTCTGGGTCACCGTGGCCTCTCCCGCCCAGGCCACCATGGTGCCCCAGACCCCGAAGGCCCTTGCAGGGTGAGACCCGCCTTCCCTCCCGCCATGGGGGCCAGGCTGGAGGGCTTCGCCGCAGCCCCCTCGCTGCGCCCGTCCTCCAGCCGCCAAGGGCAATCGACGTAGCGCAGCGCCCCGCTGACGGGGCCGCGCTGGGCGGGGTCCAGGGCCAGCAGGCTGCGCAGCATCAGGGCGGCCTCGGCCGTCAGGCGCTTCCAGTGGCGGGGCAGGTCCTCCTCCAGGCCCGTCTCCTGCCACAGCATGAAGTCCTCAAAGAAAGGGTCAtctggcaggctctgctcccaggggaagTAGCCAGTCAGCAGGCAGAAAAGCAGCACCCCGAAGGCCCAGGCGTCCAGGCTGGTGTCGATGGGCACGCCCTGGGCGTCGGCGGTGTTGCTCAGCTCAGGGGCGGTGTAGGGGATCACCCCGGCCACCAGCTTGAGCTTGGTGCCCCTGGGCCGCGTGAGCCCAAAGTCGGTCAGCTTGATGCGCCGGCACTCGGGGTCGAAAAGCAGCACGTTCTCAGGCTTGACGTCGCGGTACACGAGCCCTCGGCTGTGGATGAACTCCAGCGCGCTGACGAGCTGCGTGGCGCAGTGCTTGGCGGCTGGCTCGGGGATCCCGTCCTGCGCGGGGAGAGAGAGGCAGGCGGTGGGGCAAGCGCCGGCAGCCCTGACGGCTGGGCTCTCACCCGCCCGTGCCGCGCTGCGCCAGACCTTGGCGTTTCTGGTCTGGCACGCCTGAAGCTGCTTCGGCGCCGAGACCCCAGAGAGACCCATGGCCCGTTGCCTGTGTCTCCCTCCCTCCAACCAGCCAGCCCACGGTCCCCGTGGCCTTGCAGCAGTGCTCACCCTGGGCTTGATGATCGAGATGAGGTCTTTGTGCAGTGCTGGTTCACAGAGGAAGCCATAGTACTGGCTGGACTCGATGGCAATGCCAAACATGCCGACGATGGCAGGGTGGGTGGCGAGGGAGAGCGCCACGCAGTACTCGTACAGGAAGGTGTGCAGCTTGGTGCTGGCTTTGGGTAGCAGCTTGAGAGCCATAGGAGTTCCTGGGGATGGGGAGACTGGGTTAGACTCCCCGGAAAGCTGGTCGCACCAAGGCCAGGCAGAGACGGCACTAAGCAGCCATGGCTCCGGACACTCACAGCCCCAGGGAGGTCCCTGGCCTGAAGCTCTCGGTGGATGTATCCTGCAGGCACCAGATATGGGAGCAGGAGCTGCCGCTGTTGCGAGTTTCGAGCCAGTCAGTGCACGCACAGGAGCACTGGGCAGAGCATTGGAAATTCAGGCTACATGGGCCCATCAGTCTGAGCCAGGACTACTGGGGAAGAGTAGCATCAGGACCTTGTAGGCACTCACGGGATTTAATGGCCTTGGCCAGCCCCACCTAGGACCTCTACTCACACCCTCTGCCCGTGGGTCTTAGGACACCATTTAAGCTCAGGCCTGGGGCTTCAGTCCCTGCCTGAGTTCTCGGGGAAGTGCTGGTTTCCAACTACAGCATATCCATGCTGGTGCCTAGCCATGAACCCTGTTGATCCTGACTTGTGCATTGACTTCTCGGCTTGACCTTGGACCTTCCTCATCACTACGACCTTGTCTGATGTTACAGCCTGCCCCCAGGCATCACCTGCTCCCTGTCTGGGTGCAATGGGATGGTCACTGGCTGGGGAGGTCCCTGTCCTGCCGGtctccctggggaccccccactgTGCCTGGTGCCTGGCCCCAAGGAGCCACCAGCCCACCCAGCATCCTCGTGAGTGGAGAGGAGGCAAGGCACAGGAGCTCACGGAGCGCAGCCAGTTCCTTACCTCTCTGCCTGTGGGTCACGAGCATCACGTGGCCATACttgcccctgcccagctcccgaATAACTTCATAGTGCTCGGCCACCTCGGTGCGCACCAGGCTCTGAGCTGTGATCTCCAGGAGCTCATCTAGTACAGTTGGTGCTGCTGTCCCTGCCGCTGCCgcagctgcagctgagctctcagccaTTGCTGAGCACTGCAGAAACACCACAGCCCGGGTCAGGAACATCACAATATGGACACAGAAAACCAGATGGGGCACGTCATGCAAACCATGCTATGGCAGAGGATATTTCTGCCACTTGGAGCCTGAGCAGTGTCGCAGCTGTGAGCTTGTGCTTTTATACAGTACACCTCTGGGCAAAGCCCCTCATCATATAAGATGTCCCTGTATTGAATGAAACCTCCTTCAGCCCTCTAATCGTCTCTGGCCTCTGGACAGATGCttgagtccagtggagggctgcaaggatgaagaggggactggagcatctctcctatgagaaaaggctgagggaactgggcttgtttagcctgaagaagagaaggctgcgaggggaccttataagtgcttacaaatatctgaagggtgggtgtcaggaggatggggccagactcttttcagtggtgcccagcgacaggacaaggggcaacgggcacaaactgaagcagaggaagttccagctgaacatgaggaagaacttcttccctctgagggtgacagagcactggcacaggctgcccagggaggttgtggagtctccttctctggagatattcaaaacccgcctggacgcggccctgtgcagcctgctgtaggtgaccctgcttcggcaggggggttggactagatgacccacagaggtcccttccaaccccaaacattctgtgattctgtgatcctgtgattctgtgactcgctCTAATTGCAGTCCCTGGAGCCTCTCATTTCAAAGACCTGGATCACCTTTCTGTGTCAGCTGTACTAAAGGTTGgccttctcagcctcctcttatTCTAATCTCCAAGATGTTAGGCAATGAGCGAAACATTAACAGAGGCCCAGATTGTCAAGCGTGACCCAGTCCTCTTGTTCTCCTTAGCCTACTGCAGCAGGACTGTGTCTCTCTACTCAGAAACCCACCCCTGCTGCTTATTGAAGAAAACTCTTGAGGTAGCAGCACAGACAGACTTGCCCCTTAGGTAGAGGCACAGCTAGCCCACGACAAAAAAGGGATTGCTAGTCAGAGGCAGTGTGCTCTGAGCAAGCCAAAGGGAGCTCAGTTCCTCACATGTCTGCTGACACTTCTGACCCAAAGTCACTCATCTGTGCAGCCAAGAAACTTAGACAGAAAGGAAGCTCGGACATCAATGGCATTTTGAGCAACAGCCAGATGCTTCAGACCCATTTCAGAGAAATGCTTTTCCAACACAACCCCCGCTGCCACCAGCTACCAGGCAGCATTTTAAGGCACCTATGGCAGCAGTCTCCCCCTAACTACCTCCCTGAACACAGGCACCCCAGGTCTGGAAGCCCCTCCTGGCTTTGGACCTGTTCTTTAGTCACAGAACCAGGGTGATAGGATGTTTGAAGTCAGAAGGTACCTCTGGAGATCACCGAGTGCAACCTCCAGCTCAGAGGAAGGttaactagagcaggttgctcaggactatGTCCAGTCCATGAGTTATCTCCAAAGATAGAGactccacaactgctctgggcaactttttccagtgtttgatcaccttTATGGTAAATAAAGTTTTTTCTTATGCTTAAATTGAAATTCTGTGTTTCAGGCCCTCTGCCTCTTGTCCTTCACTCAATATCACTAAGAAGACTCTGGCTGTGTCTTTCTtacaggtatttatacacatcagTGAGATGATCCCCTCAAGCCTTCTCCTCTTAAGACTAAACAAGTCCCAGTTCTTGTTGCCTCTCCtcgtatgagagatgctccagtatcTTAATCATCTCCACAGGCTGGACCCACTACTCCAATGTGGCCTTGCTAGTgctgaggagagaggaaggatcacctccctcgacctgctggcaacactgtGCCTAATGCAGCCCGGGATGCAGCCCAAGAGCCTGAGGGTTGCAGCATTCTTGTATGCTTCTTCAACAGTGTGCAGTGAGACAGAGCTCTGGTGTGAAACCAGTGGCTCACCCCTGCACCTGCAAACTCAGGATCTCTTCCCATGAAACATGCTGACTCACGTGATGCCTTTTGAGGGAGGGAATAGGACTATTAGTTGCTAAAAAGGGGAGGGAATAGGACTAAAGTTGCTAAAAAGGAAGATGGCATCCTGGGAATATGAGTGGGAGCAGAAATAATAAAGCCTTTTCCCTTAGTTTTCACACTGCTGCATCTGTGACCAGAGCTTATTACAGTTTCTTCAGCTTCAAGCCCTCACTGCTGCTAAATCTGGTCATTCTCAAGAATCAAGTGATTTAGCAACAGAATTATTTAAACCTGAGAAAACTACAAAAAAGCTGGATTTGTACaggagactgggactacttgtgGGAGAGTTTaccttcttttcccttcccttctctcctaGACTGCATTGCTAAATCTTATCCAGTTCAGAAGTGCAAAGTAATTTGCCCTGTgagagccagcagcaggcaaagttAGCACAGCCCGTAGGGAGTTCAACAATGAACAAGAGCGTGCATGGGAGGGGATGAAAGGAAGCCTGGGGAGAAACTCAGAGGGAAAGACAGTCTGGAAAGTATTTTAGAGATTTTGCTTTGATGACCTCCTGTTTGCTGCCCAGCCAGCAGAGCTTGTGAAATTCCACACAGCAAGGGCATCGCAGGACCCACAAACAGACCCACTCTGCCACTGACATTTCCCAACTGGTGTTGCCATGTTTAGGTGTTGAAACAAATAGCTAAAAAAGCCTTTTAAACAGTCCTTGCTAGGAATATAGAGAAAAAGCTTAAAATGTAATAGACCCTTGAAAGACATAGATGTCCCCTTGAAACTGAATAGGCTAAAGCCACACTAAATAGGCAGTGGAGTAACAGGAGAGATGTCTGCTTGCCTTGTGCAGAACACTTTTGATttacatttgtgaaaaaaaaatatcaaaagatcTCTTCCGTAAGACAGTGTTTCTCCTATATCAAATTCATGATCATACACAAGTTCTTGTCAGCAAATCATTCACGATCTTCTCAGATAACTTAATTTCTCAAACTGGAGTTAGATAAAATTTCTTCTCTTGTAGGCTTGCCACCTGTTAGTACTATCTAACCCAAAGGTTAGAATCTTCTCGCTGCATCTACTTAATGCATTATTCAATATAATTTTCATATATCTATTCATTAATCTGTTCTTATttatattgatttatttattatatGATTTGTCTATTCCATTTTTTATAAGATTCATTACTTCTCTGCTATTTACTGTGTGAAAACTTGCCTTTGTGAATGCAAGGATATGCTTCTCTGTATATTCTTCGTTCTCACTCCAGCTTTGGGAGTCAAAACATTTCAGTCCATAAGcttttgcaataaaaaaaaacccacaaaaaaacctcttGTGTCCTTCCACTCCACATTTCAACCGAACTGCAATATAGGTGTCAAGGATCCATACTTCCATGCATGGCCTCACTGGCACAGGGTGAGGGGGCAGATTGTCTGTGGACAGAGTAGAACATCAAAGTGAAATAGGCAGCTTGGAAAAACAGATCAGCCAGAGGATATGGGTGGAATGTCTTCAGGGACAGTGACAATCCTGTGGGTCTGACCAGGGCTCCATATGAAGGAAGCCCCAGCTGCAGTCACTCCAGAACAGTTTACAGGCTTTGATCCATGCTGCCCTCGAGGAAACTGATTGCAGGGCACGGTCCATACCTCAGGAAATAGCCAAAGTTGTCAGGTGTTTCTCTGAGATGCCACTGCCATTAGCTAGTAAGCCAAGTGAGGGCCAAATTTGGGTCACTACTGAGTAGAGCATGCCTGGGTGCTCTGCGCCTACCTCTGTTACCTTCCAGAAGTGCCATTTGCCCTTTGCAGGGTGGCAACTTGGGGGGAGACCACCAGGGCTCCGGCCAAGGTGCACTCACCATCTGGC
This region includes:
- the LOC104335535 gene encoding serine/threonine-protein kinase SBK2, coding for MAESSAAAAAAAGTAAPTVLDELLEITAQSLVRTEVAEHYEVIRELGRGKYGHVMLVTHRQRGTPMALKLLPKASTKLHTFLYEYCVALSLATHPAIVGMFGIAIESSQYYGFLCEPALHKDLISIIKPRDGIPEPAAKHCATQLVSALEFIHSRGLVYRDVKPENVLLFDPECRRIKLTDFGLTRPRGTKLKLVAGVIPYTAPELSNTADAQGVPIDTSLDAWAFGVLLFCLLTGYFPWEQSLPDDPFFEDFMLWQETGLEEDLPRHWKRLTAEAALMLRSLLALDPAQRGPVSGALRYVDCPWRLEDGRSEGAAAKPSSLAPMAGGKAGLTLQGPSGSGAPWWPGRERPR